A portion of the Phaeodactylum tricornutum CCAP 1055/1 chromosome 7, whole genome shotgun sequence genome contains these proteins:
- a CDS encoding predicted protein: protein MALIATNVYTKATGTMQPTNRPNISIGMLEIICWAAAATTAAALLVCGATSCASRASFGALHTSTIANALSIQWQGGNHVEPTFIHGNVTILARTDRYVVVAKPPTVVCHHSEWTGSRSDPFQIPMLQRTREAMGGNCVNLVHRLNWGCSGCLLLTYAADTADAEIYIPNTTATLIASMKETASLKTYLALVRGEGLLQGRDFKQEGWFKVDRPIKNEKGILNNATTWFRFVAGQDNDSGRINQPRASLVLARPETGRWHQIRRHLNGLSHPILGDTSHGNSHVNREWRDLRGMPAQRTCLHLARLQLGPN, encoded by the coding sequence ATGGCGCTGATCGCAACAAACGTGTACACAAAAGCAACTGGAACCATGCAACCTACCAATAGACCAAATATATCTATTGGAATGCTGGAGATCATCTGTTGggctgccgccgccacaaCCGCCGCGGCACTATTAGTTTGCGGAGCCACTTCTTGCGCTTCTCGCGCAAGCTTTGGTGCATTACATACATCCACTATTGCAAACGCATTATCAATCCAGTGGCAAGGCGGCAATCACGTGGAACCAACATTTATTCACGGAAACGTAACCATACTAGCGCGGACGGATCGGTACGTGGTAGTGGCAAAGCCTCCCACTGTGGTATGCCACCATTCGGAGTGGACGGGTTCCCGTTCCGATCCTTTCCAGATCCCCATGCTCCAGCGCACACGGGAAGCAATGGGTGGCAATTGCGTCAATCTCGTGCACCGACTCAATTGGGGTTGTAGTGGCTGTTTGCTCCTGACCTACGCCGCGGATACCGCTGATGCTGAAATCTACATACCGAACACCACGGCAACTCTGATAGCTTCCATGAAAGAGACTGCGAGTTTAAAGACATATTTGGCTTTAGTGCGAGGCGAAGGTTTACTACAAGGACGGGATTTCAAACAGGAGGGTTGGTTCAAGGTAGATCGACCAATCAAAAACGAAAAGGGTATTTTAAACAATGCTACAACTTGGTTCCGCTTCGTGGCGGGCCAAGATAACGATAGTGGTAGAATCAATCAGCCACGGGCGTCGCTTGTGCTCGCAAGACCAGAAACGGGACGGTGGCACCAAATTCGCCGACACTTGAACGGTCTGTCTCATCCTATTTTGGGCGACACTTCGCACGGCAACAGTCATGTCAATCGAGAGTGGCGAGATCTCCGGGGCATGCCTGCCCAGCGGACTTGCCTGCATCTTGCTCGTTTGCAGCTTGGACCAAATTAA
- a CDS encoding predicted protein produces the protein DGSQNAEASATHAFDRGFKRLQRNNAARMQQSWRNASDDAANYDYVREEIASRLIDRLDDIKRDEGFPLALDVGSGPGYVYKAIWGVGGVRKLVQLDSAGEMLYRDADLLVPGSERCDSYRLELDEEAILPFPDGTFDLVISSTSMHWVNQLPKLFKEIRRVLKPDGCFMFAMIGGTTLPELRAAMVMAEIEREGGVSPHVGPFVELSDVGALLQRAGFALPTIDVDSMKIAFPNAAVLMEHLQRMGESNACIKRRERIGLDTFLATACLYDEMFPLEGHDDGGEPAVEASVQVIYAIGWTPHVSQPAPLERGTATHKVGDIVEKHQTNP, from the exons GACGGTAGCCAGAACGCCGAAGCCAGCGCCACGCATGCGTTTGACCGTGGTTTCAAGCGACTACAGCGTAATAATGCAGCCCGGATGCAGCAATCTTGGCGAAATGCGTCGGATGATGCCGCAAACTACGACTACGTTCGGGAAGAAATCGCCTCGCGCTTGATTGATCGCCTAGACGACATTAAGCGCGACGAGGGATTTCCGCTAGCGCTCGACGTGGGATCCGGTCCTGGTTATGTTTACAAAGCAATCT GGGGCGTGGGTGGCGTCAGGAAATTAGTTCAACTGGATTCCGCTGGGGAAATGTTGTACCGCGATGCCGATCTCCTCGTGCCCGGCAGTGAACGCTGCGATTCTTACCGTCTGgaattggacgaagaagccatttTGCCGTTTCCGGATGGGACTTTCGATCTAGTTATTAGCTCAACGTCGATGCATTGGGTCAATCAATTACCGAAACTTTTCAAAGAAATTCGGAGGGTGTTGAAACCGGATGGCTGCTTTATGTTTGCCATGATTGGTGGTACTACGTTACCCGAGCTGCGAGCTGCAATGGTGATGGCAGAGATCGAGCGCGAAGGCGGAGTCAGTCCGCACGTCGGACCATTTGTAGAGCTTTCGGACGTGGGCGCTCTTTTACAACGTGCAGGCTTTGCGTTGCCCACAATCGACGTGGATTCCATGAAGATCGCGTTTCCCAACGCAGCCGTCCTGATGGAGCACTTGCAACGTATGGGGGAGAGCAATGCTTGTATTAAACGAAGAGAACGTATTGGACTGGATACGTTTTTAGCAACGGCATGTCTCTACGACGAAATGTTTCCTTTAGAAGGACATGACGACGGAGGGGAGCCAGCAGTGGAGGCATCGGTTCAAGTGATCTACGCCATTGGATGGACACCTCACGTATCTCAGCCGGCACCGCTGGAACGGGGTACTGCTACTCACAAAGTGGGCGACATTGTTGAAAAACACCAGACAAATCCTTAA
- a CDS encoding predicted protein, translated as SVEKALFRALRTSRLVESRASSGYSRCGRTDKGVSAAGQQTDPPLRQQRALREHAYDKILNNLLPDDIRVLGWIPVSDDFSARFSATSRTYRYFFRRRRTLDVEAMRQGLHRMQGTHDFRNFCKMDVEKVYNFERRIDKAEIVNMERDTGVSYFLIVGQAFLWHQIRYMASILFAIGQGLETPELVTAMLDIAQNPGKPAYPLADEQPLVLHDCGY; from the exons TCGGTCGAAAAAGCCCTCTTCCGGGCCCTCCGCACGTCCCGCCTCGTCGAATCCCGCGCTTCCTCGGGATACTCACGTTGCGGGCGTACCGACAAGGGTGTCAGCGCCGCCGGACAA CAGACTGATCCTCCCCTTCGCCAACAACGGGCACTGCGCGAACACGCGTACGACAAAATTCTGAACAACTTGTTGCCCGATGACATTCGGGTCCTGGGTTGGATACCAGTATCCGACGACTTTTCGGCACGCTTTTCCGCCACTTCGCGGACCTACCGGTACTTTTTCCGCCGCCGTCGGACTTTGGATGTCGAAGCTATGCGCCAAGGCCTCCATCGGATGCAAGGGACACACGACTTTCGCAATTTCTGCAAAATGGATGTCGAAAAGGTCTACAACTTTGAACGCCGAATCGATAAGGCTGAAATAGTCAATATGGAGCGAGACACCGGCGTCTCCTACTTTTTAATTGTCGGCCAGGCATTCTTGTGGCATCAAATTCGTTACATGGCGAGTATTTTGTTCGCCATCGGTCAAGGCTTGGAAACGCCTGAGTTGGTCACGGCCATGCTGGATATCGCGCAGAATCCGGGTAAGCCAGCCTATCCTTTGGCGGATGAGCAACCGCTAGTGCTGCACGATTGTGGCTAT
- a CDS encoding predicted protein, with protein MRRSQCIVSSNKKTTGIKTLLPRFQAFLWCLVFSSRFLSAEGLAIFMGLLKVGVPKSWDDSKKDLDYIRKAGVRQFVSTYNRVKDFKGDELLWGDEIEYGIFHMDHNAKKVRLSLRAKEIMDELNRKETLHSQIVEGCNWVPEYGAWMVEATPDRPYTGYTTDLLRVERNMRLRRKRMLTVLSEEEVAPTISSFFMLGAQGDDGTIPSTTVGGPVTESEYISDGIINPHPRFGTLTANIRQRRGSKVNIRVPLFRDTRTPEYIDFEPPKGSEIPEEMRSDETCRASIHMDAMAFGMGCCCLQITFQAKDIEESRFIYDQLAVMAPIMMALTASTPILKGRLADTDARWGIISESVDCRTLAERGREDPDAPYEDYNRKGQRRIYKSRYDSISTYIYQGVLSLKDEKSTGLANRVLNIYNDIPVPIDEDSYKQLRDAGIDPALAQHVAHLFIRDPLVVFNGAVEEVDDDTQTEHWESIQSTNWQSVRWKPPPPRNSPNDPHIGWRTEFRSMELQLTDFENAAFTAFIVLLTRVILTFDLNLYIPMSRVDANMQRAHSRNSAAKGKFFFRRHMAPLQEGDDGYGVNSEENSFEEMTMNEIMNGKGDHFPGLIVLILAYLDHINCDKVTLKRLENYLTFIAKRATGELVTPATWMRNFVRNHPAYEQDSILSDEIAYDLMIACRDIGQGKLHVPELLGDNIIDPITSEGAYDVKLDSKRVQNDRILDLLRQYTKRKSFSAHGAMNVGDA; from the exons ATGCGCAGAAGCCAGTGTATTGTCAGTAGCAACAAGAAAACTACTGGTATAAAGACACTGCTGCCGCGCTTCCAAGCCTTCTTGTGGTGTCTCGTCTTTTCATCTCGATTTCTTTCGGCTGAAGGACTCGCCATCTTCATGGGTCTCCTTAAAGTCGGCGTTCCCAAATCCTGGGACGATTCGAAGAAAGATCTCGATTACATTCGCAAGGCTGGTGTTCGGCAATTCGTTTCTACCTATAATCGTGTGAAGGACTTTAAAGGCGATGAACTCTTGTGGGGAGATGAAATAGAGTACGGTATCTTTCACATGGATCACAATGCTAAGAAAGTGCGCTTGTCGTTGCGAGCCAAAGAA ATCATGGACGAACTGAATCGCAAAGAGACCCTTCATTCCCAAATCGTGGAAGGCTGCAACTGGGTACCAGAATACGGAGCGTGGATGGTGGAGGCCACACCCGACCGTCCTTACACGGGTTACACGACCGATCTACTACGAGTCGAACGTAACATGCGGCTCCGCCGCAAGCGTATGCTCACGGTATTGTCGGAAGAGGAAGTGGCTCCAACGATCAGCTCATTTTTCATGCTCGGCGCGCAAGGGGATGACGGGACGATCCCCTCTACAACCGTCGGCGGACCTGTCACCGAAAGTGAGTATATCAGTGACGGGATAATTAATCCTCACCCGCGTTTCGGAACGCTGACGGCCAATATTCGCCAACGCCGCGGTTCCAAAGTCAACATACGAGTGCCGCTATTTCGGGATACCCGCACACCAGAATACATTGATTTTGAGCCACCCAAGGGCAGC GAAATTCCCGAAGAAATGCGAAGTGACGAAACGTGCCGGGCTTCTATTCATATGGACGCGATGGCCTTTGGGATGGGCTGCTGCTGTCTCCAAATTACTTTCCAGGCCAAGGATATTGAAGAAAGCCGATTCATATATGATCAGCTTGCAGTTATGGCGCCCATTATGATGGCGCTGACGGCTTCGACTCCGATCCTGAAGGGTCGCTTGGCGGATACGGATGCCCGGTGGGGCATCATCAGCGAAAGTGTCGATTGCAGGACACTGGCGGAACGCGGCCGAGAGGATCCTGATGCTCCGTACGAAGATTACAATCGTAAGGGCCAGAGACGAATTTACAAGAGCCGGTACGATTCTATCAGCACCTACATTTACCAGGGCGTTTTGTCGTTGAAGGACGAAAAAAGTACTGGGCTAGCCAATCGTGTGTTGAATATTTACAACGACATTCCGGTCCCTATTGACGAAGACAGCTATAAGCAACTTCGTGATGCTGGTATTGATCCAGCGTTGGCGCAGCACGTTGCACATCTCTTTATTCGTGACCCACTCGTAGTCTTCAATGGCGCGGTCGAGGAGGTGGACGACGATACTCAGACCGAGCATTGGGAAAGCATTCAGAGTACCAATTG GCAAAGTGTCCGGTGGAAGCCTCCGCCGCCACGCAACAGTCCTAATGACCCCCATATTGGCTGGCGTACCGAATTTCGTAGTATGGAATTGCAGTTGAcggattttgaaaatgcTGCATTCACGGCGTTTATTGTGCTCTTAACCCGGGTTATTTTGACGTTTGATCTGAACCTATACATTCCGATGAGCAGAGTTGATGCAAATATGCAACGAGCGCATAGTAGGAATTCAGCTGCCAAGGGAAAGTTTTTCTTTCGGCGTCACATGGCGCCCTTGCAGGAAGGTGATGATGGATATGGCGTCAA TTCTGAAGAAAAttcgtttgaagaaatgacgATGAACGAAATTATGAATGGCAAGGGAGATCACTTTCCTGGTCTGATTGTGCTGATTCTGGCGTATTTGGATCACATCAACTGCGATAAGGTCACGCTCAAGCGCTTAGAAAACTATCTGACGTTTATTGCCAAGCGCGCAACGGGTGAACTCGTCACACCTGCGACCTGGATGAGGAATTTTGTCCGGAATCATCCTGCATACGAACAAGATTCGATTCTATCAGATGAAATCGCCTACGACCTCATGATTGCCTGCCGTGACATCGGCCAAGGGAAATTGCACGTTCCCGAATTATTGGGAGACAACATTATTGATCCAATTACAAGTGAAGGTGCTTACGATGTCAAACTTGACTCGAAGCGCGTCCAAAACGATCGCATTCTTGATTTATTGCGACAATACACGAAGCGCAAATCCTTTTCGGCGCATGGCGCGATGAATGTCGGTGACGCGTGA
- a CDS encoding predicted protein, with translation MVGLVLLMRYSRTQHDDTQPLYLASTAVFLMEVMKLVICVGVIAVQTKSGVLHELYTHTIGSPLELLKLTVPSLLYTVQNNLLYLALTNLDAATYQVCYQLKILTTALFSALLLQRKFSTMKWLSLVVLTIGVAIVQLSGSGDQHSEQDSKAATDAVDDTNGTAAAHTRWVGLVAVLCAACTSGFSGVYFEKILKGSRTSLWIRNVQMGLSSIVIAYLTVYVKDAEAIRTQGFWGGYNTLVWTVVTVQAVGGLIVATVVKYADNVLKVFATSFSIVVSCIVSAFLFDFHPSVSFLVGASLVVTATVMYSSPETRTRKTRRRPVLPIHHRNNTATTKSRV, from the coding sequence ATGGTAGGGCTCGTCCTACTCATGCGCTACTCCCGCACCCAACATGACGATACTCAACCGCTCTACTTGGCATCCACTGCGGTCTTTCTTATGGAAGTTATGAAACTCGTTATTTGTGTCGGTGTCATTGCCGTCCAGACTAAATCGGGGGTGCTGCACGAACTCTACACTCACACCATCGGATCCCCTTTGGAACTGCTCAAACTGACCGTGCCCTCCTTGCTGTATACCGTACAGAATAATCTACTATATCTGGCGCTGACGAACTTGGACGCGGCTACGTACCAAGTGTGCTACCAACTCAAAATTCTTACCACGGCTCTCTTCAGTGCGCTTCTCTTGCAACGCAAGTTCTCCACCATGAAGTGGTTGTCGCTGGTTGTTCTTACGATTGGAGTTGCTATCGTTCAGCTTTCCGGCAGCGGTGACCAACATTCGGAACAAGACAGCAAGGCCGCGACTGACGCTGTCGATGATACTAATGGAACCGCGGCGGCCCACACGCGTTGGGTGGGACTCGTGGCCGTACTGTGCGCGGCATGTACCTCAGGCTTTTCTGGCGTCTACTTTGAAAAAATCCTTAAAGGATCCCGGACGTCTCTCTGGATCCGCAACGtccaaatgggattgtccTCCATCGTAATTGCGTACTTGACGGTTTACGTCAAGGATGCCGAGGCCATTCGGACGCAAGGTTTCTGGGGCGGCTACAACACTCTCGTGTGGACCGTCGTCACGGTCCAAGCCGTCGGCGGCCTCATCGTGGCTACCGTCGTCAAGTACGCCGACAACGTACTCAAAGTCTTTGCTACCAGCTTTAGTATCGTCGTGAGCTGCATCGTGTCGGCGTTCCTGTTCGACTTTCATCCGTCCGTATCCTTTCTCGTCGGCGCGAGCCTGGTGGTCACGGCCACCGTTATGTACAGCTCACCCGAGACCCGGACACGCAAAACGCGGCGAAGACCCGTTTTACCTATTCACCATCGTAATAATACTGCAACCACCAAAAGTCGGGTCTAA
- a CDS encoding predicted protein, whose product MEANSTTASEGTGQSSLKPVAVSSTSSLDSFFATNFASGTSPIADTGSPAYEHTLDFTMNATSETASEPTDTTTQQYIPHSSAGLSSTSSVISPATTQPMPAGHQLSILNPLMLPSAQVPMLSTAAGNVPIPGTPGNNSIPEFLYQLTKMLTDNNRDIIEWTNGKIEVHSPHKLEAQVLHKYFRHSKFASFQRQLNYFGFRKLAGKGKMAPCSYVNEDSKGDIGSLLLIKRKTTASISLKDKDKLSGKKRDAPTSKSPKIQPTSNDPPLVNPVLAGILYRSKGASSAPAGLLPDTAKLRPSVLSQSNIKPGSSHQALAQTAVGRGIRHGYTAASCGKSVPRQALSTNSKAEAMTSASASSSQSDLASAALNHSSFTFPESTVDSLSQLASNYQNTLTGGQSNDVEVEAEPTPLEQLRSRTTSPSGSHNNYVCFLSRNSSLVDLAMIPGIDEDLQPSTDTNSYGLSFVDFPNPEVHPSSSSVATGNSADEQGESASK is encoded by the exons ATGGAGGCGAACTCTACGACTGCATCAGAGGGAACGGGTCAAAGCAGTCTAAAACCGGTTGCCGTATCTTCCACTTCGTCGCTCGATAGCTTTTTCGCCACGAACTTTGCTAGTGGGACTAGTCCAATTGCTGATACCGGAAGTCCGGCATACGAACACACGTTGGATTTTACCATGAACGCGACTTCAGAGACGGCTTCGGAGCCGACGGATACAACCACGCAACAATACATACCGCACTCTTCCGCTGGACTGAGCAGCACTAGCTCCGTTATCTCGCCGGCCACCACGCAACCAATGCCGGCAGGGCATCAACTTTCGATTTTGAATCCCTTGATGCTACCTTCAGCACAGGTACCGATGTTGTCTACCGCTGCAGGCAATGTACCAATACCAGGGACTCCAGGGAACAACTCGATACCAGAGTTCCTCTATCAGCTAACAAAGATGCTGACGGATAACAACCGAGATATTATTGAATGGACAAATG GCAAGATTGAAGTACACAGTCCTCACAAACTGGAAGCGCAAGTATTACATAAGTACTTTCGGCATTCCAAGTTCGCATCTTTTCAAAGACAGCTCAATTATTTTGGTTTTCGTAAATTGGCGGGCAAAGGCAAGATGGCTCCGTGTTCGTACGTCAACGAGGATTCCAAAGGGGACATTGGAAGCCTGTTGCTAATCAAG CGCAAAACAACAGCGTCGATTTCGCTAAAAGATAAAGACAAGCTGAGTGGGAAGAAACGGGATGCCCCTACCAGCAAGTCGCCAAAAATCCAACCGACCTCGAATGACCCACCTTTAGTCAATCCAGTACTAGCTGGTATTCTATATCGATCAAAGGGAGCGTCATCCGCACCAGCTGGTTTGCTGCCAGACACGGCAAAGCTCAGACCTTCCGTCCTTTCTCAATCCAATATCAAGCCCGGGTCATCACATCAAGCTTTGGCACAAACCGCGGTGGGCCGTGGAATTCGACACGGGTATACTGCAGCGTCATGTGGCAAAAGTGTTCCAAGGCAAGCTCTTTCGACTAACTCCAAGGCAGAAGCGATGACATCCGCTTCTGCCTCCTCCAGCCAATCTGATTTAGCCTCGGCTGCCTTGAACCATTCATCATTTACTTTTCCTGAATCCACAGTAGACAGTCTATCACAGCTCGCTAGTAATTATCAGAATACTTTGACCGGAGGCCAATCCAATGACGTGGAGGTTGAGGCAGAGCCTACGCCCTTGGAGCAACTACGATCTCGGACTACTTCTCCTAGCGGATCACATAACAACTACGTCTGCTTCTTGAGTCGCAATTCTTCATTGGTCGATCTAGCGATGATACCTGGGATTGATGAGGATTTGCAGCCAAGTACGGATACAAACTCTTACGGATTAAGCTTCGTTGACTTTCCCAATCCTGAAGTACATCCGAGTTCTTCGTCAGTCGCTACAGGGAACAGTGCTGACGAACAGGGAGAATCTGCGTCAAAATAG
- the Pt-KIF8 gene encoding kinesin family-like protein (Kinesin-related motor protein, involved in microtubule-based motility), translated as QVYKVFVQPIVQAVLTGRHGTVFAYGPTGSGKTYTMQGGVIPQAATDLFEQLPPGGLIRAQYFEIYNETVLDLAHGRKAAGHISKNNRRVVSVQENLSGDVQVNASYHDMHTVNDVASLLAYGNRRRACGTTDVNKESSRSHAIFRLHVHVPQRSNCPTDAVTTATTTAMLNLVDLAGSENASKSNTSGLRKREGGKINQSLLSLSRVIHSLSLPSKKQPKHIGFRDSKLTRILQSSLEGNACTAILCCASASRMSVEETRSTLKFAASAKTIVVQPTVN; from the exons CAGGTGTACAAGGTCTTCGTTCAACCGATTGTCCAGGCCGTACTCACGGGTCGTCACGGTACAGTCTTTGCCTACGGTCCCACCGGATCTGGTAAGACGTACACAATGCAGGGTGGAGTGATACCACAGGCTGCCACCGATTTGTTTGAACAGCTTCCCCCCGGGGGCTTGATCCGTGCTCAATATTTCGAAATCTACAATGAAACCGTGCTTGACTTGGCTCACGGCAGGAAAGCGGCAGGTCACATTTCTAAAAACAATCGCCGCGTCGTCAGCGTTCAGGAAAACTTGTCGGGAGACGTTCAAGTTAATGCTTCGTATCACGACATGCACACCGTCAATGATGTTGCAAGTTTGCTTGCATACGGCAACCGCCGCCGTGCTTGCGGTACCACCGACGTTAATAAGGAATCGTCCCGTTCCCACGCAATATTTCGACTCCATGTACATGTACCGCAACGATCAAACTGTCCCACTGATGCAGTCACCACCGCTACTACGACCGCAATGCTCAACCTAGTGGATCTAGCTGGATCAGAAAACGCCTCCAAGTCCAACACGAGCGGATTGAGAAAACGTGAAGGTGGAAAAATAAACCAAAG TCTTCTGTCACTATCACGTGTTATTCACTCTTTAAGCTTACCATCAAAGAAACAACCCAAGCACATTGGGTTTCGAGATTCCAAACTGACTCGAATTTTGCAATCAAGCCTGGAAGGAAATGCTTGTACCGCGATTCTGTGCTGCGCGTCCGCCTCGCGTATGTCCGTAGAAGAAACCCGATCTACACTAAAGTTTGCGGCAAGCGCAAAGACCATAGTGGTACAACCCACTGTCAAT